A portion of the Hydractinia symbiolongicarpus strain clone_291-10 chromosome 10, HSymV2.1, whole genome shotgun sequence genome contains these proteins:
- the LOC130662303 gene encoding protein IWS1 homolog gives MKFSAMRLATLIILISFACAQDEDNYVDELEFDGDESENTVVALNEQRRSEGENVQRRSVNEDAEPDTNINYEKRSLVETSTNFNNKEISSGTLLKGQLSEELHRRSFIDSDSRENKQNEKIKETRNSNSNEKAEPSKESNTAEIKSNANTEYIYHAPKNNNAIESDDLMAQASPPAIKHEQPDKDTNKNIDDLMAYRDKRNIAPTFQQIHDFIYKGDLMSSVSNERRNELTATASVAHKVKSDNSRQKRSKNVKNDSGETKGELNNIFTEIKASKHHKLTRSDIRQLAKKAVMLATLKKLDEVHNKTSAKKNAVTKPKKKTPKKNDKNKKANKKSEKQTLKKKEKTIKKKTTAKKSDSNSKGSKKKALPFSGKDVKTETQSDKIADVLLHSSDVSSKSSEFSEDISSSKKKSANDVLTDEAMEKGGKTSTADTSMSTAASTASTTETKAEDNIDALFAPDKKTTVDKHDDTTKSDDDIFTNMRTIDQSTEVSKKSDLPNANINDQITSLRSALEKTNPSKVPTKFLSDLPSGIRMIAWKKLLEKKKTELAQLETAMGGTATASGTTETAAATDKPVMINIDIDQDKIEKDATAQLKNVETTDTEAEKKQLSDKETDDARTSQHVHYLQKHIKGARALRKLIAKTLVGHCKTTGKRILTAFVAMDKALARAQAIATVIGKKFNIDTDKIDDLVGDKEDQVVETFLRDIFTKI, from the exons TTTAGCGCCATGAGGTTGGCTACGCTTATCATTTTAATCAGTTTTGCATGTGCACAAGACGAAG ATAATTACGTGGATGAATTAGAGTTTGATGGAGACGAAAGCGAAAATACTGTTGTCGCTTTAAACGAACAACGAAGGAGTGAAGGCGAGAATGTACAACGAAGAAGTGTAAACGAGGATGCGGAGCCTGATACCAATATAAACTACGAAAAGAGGTCATTGGTTGAGACCTCCacaaattttaataacaaagaaataagCAGCGGCACTTTACTGAAAGGTCAACTTTCGGAAGAGTTACACCGACGTTCGTTTATCGACAGTGATAGCcgagaaaataaacaaaatgaaaaaatcaaagaaacacgaaattcaaattcaaatgAAAAGGCAGAACCTAGCAAAGAAAGTAATACTGCAGAAATCAAATCAAACGCTAACACGGAATATATTTACCACGCCCCGAAAAATAATAACGCCATTGAAAGTGACGATTTAATGGCACAGGCATCACCCCCTGCAATTAAACACGAACAACCAGACAAAGATACGAACAAAAATATAGATGACTTGATGGCTTATCGAGACAAACGAAACATAGCGCCAACATTTCAACAGATTCATGACTTTATCTATAAGGGGGATTTAATGTCGTCTGTTTCGAATGAACGTCGAAACGAGCTGACGGCGACAGCATCCGTTGCACATAAAGTAAAATCCGACAACAGTCGCCAAAAACGAAGTAAGAATGTCAAAAACGATTCAGGAGAAACAAAGGGAGAATTGAATAACATATTTACAGAAATTAAAGCTTCTAAGCATCATAAACTCACGAGAAGTGACATCAGACAGCTCGCCAAAAAAGCTGTCATGTTGGCGACACTTAAAAAGCTTGACGAAGTGCATAACAAAACCTCCGCTAAAAAGAATGCAGTCACAAAACCGAAAAAGAAGACACCGAAAAAgaatgacaaaaacaaaaaggcaaacaaaaaaagtgaaaaacagACActcaaaaagaaggaaaaaacaattaaaaagaaGACAACTGCGAAGAAGAGCGACAGTAACAGTAAGGGAAGTAAAAAGAAGGCTTTGCCGTTTTCTGGTAAAGACGTCAAAACAGAAACACAGAGTGACAAGATTGCCGACGTTTTACTCCATAGCAGCGACGTGTCCAGTAAATCATCAGAATTCTCAGAAGATATTTCAAGTAGTAAAAAGAAAAGTGCAAATGACGTTTTAACGGACGAAGCTATGGAGAAAGGTGGCAAAACGTCAACTGCAGACACGTCAATGTCAACGGCAGCTTCCACGGCGTCGACAACTGAAACGAAAGCAGAAGACAACATTGACGCACTATTTGCGCCCGACAAAAAGACAACAGTCGACAAACATGACGACACAACGAAATCTGATGACGACATATTTACTAACATGAGAACAATTGATCAATCAACGGAAGTGTCGAAGAAAAGCGATTTACCAAACGCTAACATCAATGATCAAATAACATCGCTGAGATCTGCTTTAGAAAAAACGAATCCAAGTAAAGTTCCAACAAAGTTTTTGTCAGACCTACCATCAGGAATAAGAATGATAGCCTGGAAAAAActattagaaaaaaagaaaacagaattGGCCCAACTTGAAACAGCAATGGGTGGGACAGCAACGGCGAGTGGAACAACCGAGACGGCCGCTGCTACTGATAAGCCAGTTATGATTAACATCGATATAGACCAAGATAAAATAGAGAAGGATGCAACAGCACAGCTAAAGAATGTAGAGACAACAGACACGGAAGCCGAGAAGAAACAGCTTAGCGATAAAGAAACAGATGATGCAAGAACATCTCAACACGTTCACTACCTACAAAAACATATCAAAGGAGCGAGAGCATTGAGAAAACTAATCGCTAAAACATTAGTTGGTCATTGTAAAACAACCGGTAAAAGAATATTAACTGCTTTTGTTGCCATGGATAAGGCACTGGCTCGCGCTCAAGCTATTGCTACTGTGATTGGTAAAAAGTTTAACATTGACACCGATAAAATTGATGACCTTGTTGGCGATAAAGAAGACCAAGTAGTGGAAACATTCCTGCGGGATATATTTACGAAAATATAA